One region of Aurantimonas sp. HBX-1 genomic DNA includes:
- the pstB gene encoding phosphate ABC transporter ATP-binding protein PstB has translation MENIQATLAKGPLVQPKRPIKMLAEKVTVHYGTKQALYDIDLEVEENQVTALIGPSGCGKSTFLRCLNRMNDTIDIARVGGKILLDGEDVYDPSLDVVELRARVGMVFQKPNPFPKSIFDNVAYGPRIHGLASTKAEVEEIVVTSLRKAGLYEEVKDRLDEPGTGLSGGQQQRLCIARAIAVSPEVILMDEPCSALDPIATAKVEELIDELKQNYTIVIVTHSMQQAARVSQRTAMFHLGYLVEVGPTEKMFSNPDDKRTQDYITGRYG, from the coding sequence ATGGAAAACATCCAGGCCACACTCGCGAAGGGACCCCTCGTGCAGCCCAAACGTCCGATCAAGATGCTGGCAGAGAAGGTGACCGTCCACTACGGGACGAAGCAGGCGCTCTACGACATCGATCTCGAGGTCGAGGAAAACCAGGTCACGGCCCTGATCGGCCCGTCGGGCTGCGGCAAGTCGACCTTCCTGCGCTGCCTCAACCGCATGAACGACACGATCGACATCGCCCGGGTCGGCGGCAAGATCCTGCTCGATGGCGAGGATGTCTACGATCCCTCGCTCGACGTGGTCGAACTGCGCGCCCGCGTCGGCATGGTGTTCCAGAAGCCCAACCCGTTCCCGAAGTCGATCTTCGACAATGTGGCCTACGGCCCGCGGATCCATGGCCTGGCGTCGACGAAGGCGGAGGTGGAGGAGATCGTCGTCACCAGCCTGCGCAAGGCCGGCCTGTACGAGGAGGTCAAGGACCGGCTCGACGAGCCGGGCACTGGCCTTTCCGGCGGCCAGCAGCAGCGTCTCTGCATCGCCCGCGCCATCGCCGTCTCGCCCGAGGTGATCCTGATGGACGAGCCCTGCTCGGCGCTCGATCCGATCGCCACCGCGAAGGTCGAGGAGCTCATCGACGAGCTCAAGCAGAACTACACCATCGTCATCGTCACCCATTCGATGCAGCAGGCCGCGCGCGTGTCCCAACGGACCGCGATGTTCCATCTGGGCTATCTCGTGGAAGTCGGACCGACGGAGAAGATGTTCTCCAACCCCGACGACAAGCGCACCCAGGACTACATCACCGGCCGCTACGGCTGA
- the pstC gene encoding phosphate ABC transporter permease subunit PstC, translating into MSTSFIVLAALLIGAAGFYLGYRRSKALAAQAGRKLHSRPGYHGAYVLSWTLVPSLLALAAWLTVSPVLIAQEVRGEFPENALAEAGLTEDLAYGMVESIGAGLRLLTVDARDTISAESAMEQLKPMLQAQGMPIASSSADFMIPLAIQRNRLEDVSRAAMTVVVLGLALAGMAWALRSIAVRLRARNGVEAVIRNGLIVCSSIAILTTVGIIFSMLFETIDFFSRVPPTEFFFGTVWEPRFAAAGSGGAEGQFGLIPLLAGTLYIAGVAMLVAVPIGLFAAIYMAEYASRATRSVVKPLLEVLAGIPTIVYGFFALITVGPFLRDLSGQLSGLVTGNYTSFIQAQSVLTAGLVMGIMLIPFVSSLSDDIITSVPGSLRDGSLGLGATRSETVKRVIMPAALPGIVSALLLTASRAIGETMIVVLAAGVAANLTLSPFEAMTTVTVKIVNQLTGDLEFTSPQTLVAFALGMTLFVITLCLNIFALYIVRKYREQYE; encoded by the coding sequence ATGTCGACGTCCTTCATCGTCCTCGCCGCGCTCCTGATAGGCGCCGCCGGGTTCTATCTGGGCTATCGTCGTTCCAAGGCCCTGGCTGCGCAGGCCGGACGCAAGCTGCATTCCCGCCCCGGCTATCACGGCGCCTATGTGCTTTCCTGGACGCTGGTTCCCTCCCTGCTCGCCCTGGCAGCCTGGCTGACCGTCTCGCCGGTGCTCATCGCCCAGGAGGTCCGCGGCGAGTTTCCGGAGAACGCCCTTGCCGAAGCCGGGCTGACCGAGGATCTGGCCTACGGCATGGTCGAATCCATCGGCGCTGGCCTGCGTCTGCTCACTGTCGACGCCCGCGACACCATCTCCGCCGAATCGGCGATGGAGCAGCTGAAGCCGATGCTGCAGGCCCAGGGCATGCCCATCGCCTCCTCGAGCGCGGATTTCATGATCCCGCTGGCGATCCAGCGCAATCGTCTCGAGGACGTCAGCCGCGCCGCCATGACGGTCGTCGTTCTCGGGCTCGCCCTGGCCGGCATGGCCTGGGCCCTGCGCTCGATCGCGGTGCGCCTGAGGGCCCGCAACGGGGTCGAGGCGGTGATCCGCAACGGCCTGATCGTCTGTTCGTCGATCGCCATCCTGACCACTGTCGGCATCATCTTCTCGATGCTGTTCGAGACGATCGACTTCTTCTCCCGGGTACCGCCTACGGAGTTCTTCTTCGGGACGGTCTGGGAGCCGCGCTTCGCCGCGGCCGGGTCGGGCGGCGCCGAGGGGCAGTTCGGCCTGATCCCCCTGCTTGCCGGCACGCTCTACATCGCCGGCGTGGCGATGCTCGTCGCGGTGCCGATCGGTCTGTTCGCCGCGATCTACATGGCCGAATACGCCAGCCGTGCGACCCGATCCGTGGTCAAGCCGCTCCTCGAAGTGCTCGCCGGCATCCCCACCATCGTCTACGGCTTCTTCGCGCTGATAACCGTCGGACCGTTCCTGCGTGACCTGTCCGGCCAGCTCTCCGGGCTGGTCACCGGCAACTACACCTCGTTCATCCAGGCGCAGAGCGTGCTGACGGCCGGCCTGGTGATGGGCATCATGCTGATCCCCTTCGTCTCCTCGCTGTCCGACGACATCATCACCTCGGTGCCGGGCAGCCTGCGTGACGGTTCCCTCGGCCTCGGCGCGACCCGGTCGGAAACGGTCAAGCGGGTAATCATGCCGGCGGCCCTGCCGGGCATCGTGTCGGCCCTGCTGCTGACCGCTTCCCGGGCCATTGGCGAGACCATGATCGTGGTGCTGGCGGCCGGCGTCGCCGCCAATCTCACGCTCAGCCCGTTCGAGGCGATGACCACCGTCACCGTCAAGATCGTCAACCAGCTGACCGGTGATCTCGAGTTCACCTCGCCGCAGACGCTGGTCGCCTTCGCGCTGGGCATGACGCTGTTCGTCATCACCCTGTGCCTCAACATCTTCGCCCTCTACATCGTCCGCAAGTACCGGGAGCAGTACGAATGA
- the phoU gene encoding phosphate signaling complex protein PhoU, giving the protein MPMSEHIVTSYEDELKNIVRRISEMGGQAERMVEQSVLALVRSDWGLAQSVVADDLLLDAAQRELDERAILTIAKRQPMAVDLREIVGAIRISNDLERIGDLAKNIAKRVIAVHDHSQPVQLVRGLEHLSELALEQLKEVLDAYAARDEQRAMAVRENDEEIDAMYTSIFRELLTYMMEDPRNITACTHLLFTAKNIERIGDHATNIAETIYYIKTGDQMEAERPKGDRTTSLQRPGSNQPPAGLEG; this is encoded by the coding sequence ATGCCCATGTCCGAACACATCGTCACGTCCTACGAGGACGAGCTGAAGAACATCGTCCGCCGCATCTCCGAGATGGGCGGCCAGGCCGAGCGCATGGTCGAGCAGTCGGTGCTGGCGCTCGTGCGCAGCGACTGGGGCCTGGCGCAGTCGGTGGTGGCCGACGACCTGCTGCTCGACGCGGCGCAGCGCGAGCTCGACGAGCGCGCGATCCTCACCATCGCCAAGCGCCAGCCGATGGCCGTCGACCTTCGCGAGATCGTCGGGGCGATCCGCATCTCCAACGATCTCGAACGGATCGGCGACCTCGCCAAGAACATCGCCAAGCGGGTCATCGCGGTGCACGACCACAGCCAGCCGGTGCAACTGGTCCGGGGCCTCGAGCATCTGTCGGAACTGGCGCTCGAGCAGCTGAAGGAAGTGCTCGACGCCTATGCCGCCCGCGACGAGCAGCGGGCCATGGCGGTGCGCGAGAACGACGAGGAGATCGACGCGATGTACACGTCGATCTTCCGCGAGCTTCTCACCTACATGATGGAGGACCCGCGCAACATCACCGCCTGCACCCACCTCCTGTTCACCGCCAAGAACATCGAGCGGATCGGCGATCACGCCACGAACATCGCCGAGACGATCTACTACATCAAGACCGGCGATCAGATGGAGGCCGAACGGCCCAAGGGCGACCGCACCACCTCCTTGCAGCGGCCGGGCTCCAACCAGCCGCCCGCCGGGCTCGAGGGATAA
- the pstA gene encoding phosphate ABC transporter permease PstA — MTDATANGVVDRAAAPARRDIGIKRRYRSERRFKIYGIVAIAIGLFFLVALLWSVFSQGYTAFWQTEIRVPVTFSEEIIGTPQAVVENPTKAMMANYPKLALDGLVQLLGVDPEDRAAVREVGSLISSGVRVELRDMVLNDPSIIGTTQEIWVYAGSELDSALKGQYDLDVPENRRPISDQQLAWIDQLEQAGAIEQRFNWGLFTFGASSRAETAGVGVAIVGSLYMMGIVLVLSLPIGVAASIYLEEFAPKNRFTDLIEVNINNLAAVPSIVFGLMGLAVFINWFGLPRSAALVGGLVLTLMTLPTIIIATRAALKAVPPSIRAAALGLGASKMQMVFHHVLPLAMPGILTGTIIGLAQALGETAPLLLIGMVAFVADYPSSPMDASTALPVQIYMWANEAERAFVERTSGAIIILLAFLAVMNITAIVLRRRFERRW, encoded by the coding sequence ATGACCGACGCGACAGCCAACGGCGTGGTCGACCGCGCTGCCGCTCCGGCGCGCCGGGATATCGGCATCAAGCGCCGCTACCGCTCGGAACGCCGCTTCAAGATCTACGGGATCGTGGCGATCGCCATCGGCCTGTTCTTCCTGGTGGCGCTTCTGTGGAGCGTCTTCTCGCAGGGCTATACGGCCTTCTGGCAGACCGAGATCCGGGTTCCCGTCACCTTTTCCGAGGAGATCATCGGCACCCCGCAGGCCGTCGTCGAGAACCCGACCAAGGCGATGATGGCGAACTATCCGAAACTGGCGCTCGACGGGCTGGTGCAGCTCCTCGGCGTCGATCCCGAGGATCGCGCGGCGGTGCGCGAGGTCGGCAGCCTGATCTCGTCCGGCGTCCGTGTCGAACTGCGCGACATGGTGCTGAACGATCCGTCGATCATCGGCACGACGCAAGAGATCTGGGTCTATGCCGGCTCCGAGCTCGATAGCGCGCTCAAGGGCCAGTACGATCTCGACGTCCCGGAGAACCGCCGGCCGATCAGCGACCAGCAGCTCGCCTGGATCGACCAGCTCGAACAGGCCGGGGCGATCGAGCAGCGCTTCAACTGGGGGCTGTTCACCTTCGGCGCGTCGAGCCGGGCCGAGACGGCCGGGGTCGGGGTCGCGATCGTCGGCTCGCTCTACATGATGGGCATCGTCCTCGTGCTTTCGCTGCCGATCGGCGTCGCGGCCTCGATCTATCTGGAGGAATTCGCGCCGAAGAACCGCTTCACCGACCTGATCGAGGTGAACATCAACAATCTGGCGGCGGTGCCGTCGATCGTCTTCGGCCTGATGGGCCTGGCGGTGTTCATCAACTGGTTCGGCCTGCCGCGCTCGGCGGCGCTGGTCGGCGGCCTGGTCCTGACCCTGATGACCCTGCCGACGATCATCATCGCGACCCGGGCCGCATTGAAGGCGGTGCCGCCCTCGATCCGGGCCGCCGCGCTGGGGCTCGGAGCCTCCAAGATGCAGATGGTCTTCCACCACGTCCTGCCGCTGGCCATGCCGGGCATCCTGACGGGCACGATCATCGGTCTTGCCCAGGCGCTGGGGGAGACCGCGCCGCTGCTGCTGATCGGCATGGTGGCGTTCGTGGCGGACTATCCGTCCTCGCCGATGGACGCCTCCACCGCACTGCCGGTGCAGATCTACATGTGGGCCAACGAGGCCGAGCGCGCCTTCGTCGAACGGACCTCCGGCGCGATCATCATTCTCCTGGCCTTTCTCGCGGTCATGAACATCACGGCGATCGTTCTGCGTCGTCGCTTCGAGAGGCGCTGGTAG